DNA from Corynebacterium aurimucosum ATCC 700975:
TGGGTATCTGCGCGTGTACTCCGTCGGTAGGTCTCATGTCCCCGAATCTCACCGAGGCCACCATTAAGCGGGCTTATTTCCAAGCAGCCAGGCGCGTCATCGTTGTCACCACACCAGAGAAGTTCACCCGCATGTCGGCCCACCGAGTGGCCGACTTTGACCAAGTTGACACGTTCATCACAACAAATGACCTATCCCCAGAGATAGCTCAGGATGTAGTCGATTCCGGCGCCAACCTCATCATGGTGCCTGTGGAAGACTTCTAAAGCTGGAACTGCTCTACAACTTCAGTGCGGCGCTTGTGCTCCATCCAGAAGGAGAGGAACGGAACAACACCGGCGAGCGCCGTGGTAAAGAGCTTGCCTACCGGCCACATGGCACGCGGGCCGAGGACCAAGATGGACACGAGGTAGACCATGTAGGCCACGCCGTGCGCTTGGGCGATGAGCGTCGCCCACGAGGGCATCTCCATACCCACGCCGTATTGCAGGATCATGCGCGCGACGAGGATAAGAAGGAAAATACCGGTAATCGTGGCGGCAATGGAAAAGAACTTCAGCGGGCCACGGATACGCGCTTGACGGTCAGGATGGACAGCGTTGTTCACTGAGTTGCTCATAAATTCTCCTCTTCGGTGCCGCGACGGCGGCGCTGCTTGTTCATAGCGTTGAAGGTTTCCACATCAACCTGTGGACGGGGCGGTAGAAAATCTTCGTCGATCTTGGTGACGGCTTGCTCCTTGGCCGCGCGCACGTCCTCAGCCTCATATTGGGCTGGCTCTTCTCCCCGCTCGAGAGCTTCGTTCTCGGCATCGATACGCTCATTCTCGTAGCGCAGTGCGGTGCGATATGCGTAAACAACGAAAACCGCGAACAGCGGCCATTGGAAGGCGTATCCCAAGTTCTGAAAGGTTCCCGAACCGGAGCGGAACCGCGTCCATTGCCAATAAGCAAGGAACAAAAAGAGCACGACGAAGAGCACGATGAGGGCGATGTGCCACCATCGAACCTTCATCCGCTTTTTCGGTGCTGGGTTGGTGCTCACCCTGAACAGCCTACCCACCACGCCCAGAAAAGTGGATTTCCGTCTATGGCCTGCCGCCCTGTAGGCTAGTGAACGTTGCGCAGAGCAATGAGTGCTCCGCAGCAGCGAAACCAGCGCCCGTGGCGGAATTGGCAGACGCGCTAGATTTAGGTTCTAGTGTCTTATGACGTGTGAGTTCAAGTCTCACCGGGCGCACATAGTCTGACCCCGCACGGTTTCCGTGTGGGGTCTTGTCGCCACAGCGCTCGGCGAGCCCACATGGTTCTCTTCAGGCGGTTCCCCTCATCGGGTTCTTTTGGGGGCAAAGAAACCACCTAAAGCACTACAGAAGGTTCGTTTGGGGGCAGGCGAACCATGTGAGTAGAACCATGTGCACAAGGACCAAAGATGAGGGACCACCTGCGAGGCAGCTTCTGTATTTCCCCAGGTGGTTTTCGCAAAATATGCGCAGATGGTCCTTCTAGTTTGGTCCCTCTCAACCAGCCCAGCTAGTGGATGCTGGCGCTTGCGGTCATGGCTCGGCGGATGCTGGGGCTTGCGGACATGGCCCGGCGAAGGCTTAGGCTTGGCCGGCGAGGGCCGCTAGGGGTTCGCGCAGCTGCGCCAGCGCGCGGCCGCGGTGCGAGACAGCGTTCTTCTCCTCCGGGGACATCTCCGCGGCGGAGCGGGATTCGCCCTCGGGCTGGAAAAGCGGATCGTAGCCAAAGCCATTCTCGCCCTGTGGGGCGGTGAGCAAGGAACCTGGCCAGCGGCCCTCCACCACGTGCTCCTGGCCATCCGGGGTCACCAGCGCGCAGACCGACACAAAGGCAGCCGCGCGGCGCTCGGCGGGCACGTCGGACATCTGCCCCAGCAGCAGCCGATTATTGGCTTCATCGTCACCATGTCCGCCCGACCACCGAGCAGAAAGCACGCCCGGCATGCCGTTGAGTTCTTCCACCGCGAGGCCGGAATCATCCGCGATCGTCGCTAGGCCAGTGTGCTGCACCCCGGCGCGCGCCTTAATCAACGCATTATCAGCAAAGGTGCGACCATCCTCCACGGGCTCCGGGTAGGCCTCCACCGCGGACAAGGGGAGCAGCTCGATGCCCGCGATGCCAGCATCGGCGAGGATCTTCTCTAGTTCCTTGAGCTTCTTGGCATTATTCGAAGCAACGAGGAGCTTTACCATCCGAGGGCCGCCTTTTGAGCGTCGATAAGCTGGGCGCAACCAGCCTGCGCCACGTCCAACATGTCGTTGAGCTCCGCGCGGCCGAACAGACCGTGCTCGCCAGTGCCCTGAATCTCGACGAAGTCTCCGCCTTCCTGCATCACCACGTTGAGATCAACCTCCGCGCGGGAGTCCTCTTCATAGGGCAGGTCGAGGCACACGTGGCCGTCGATAATGCCGACGGAAACAGCAGCGATGGGATCCAGCAGCGGCTCGCCCGGGACGACACCTTCCTCCTTGAGGTAAGCAATCGCATCAGCCAACGCCACATACGCGCCGGTAATCGACGCCGTGCGGGTACCACCGTCAGCCTGCAGCACGTCGCAATCCAGCTGGATGGTGTTCTCCCCCAATTCGGAGAGATCAACCGCTGCGCGCAGGCTGCGACCCACCAGGCGGGAGATCTCGTGGGTACGGCCCTTGACCTTGCCCTTCATCGACTCGCGCGGCATGCGCTCGTGGGTTGCAGAAGGCAGCATGGCGTACTCAGCAGTCAGCCAACCCTCGCCGGAGTCCTTCTTAAAACGCGGCACCCCGAATTCCACGGAAGCCGTACACATGACTCGGGTGTTGCCGAACTCCACCAGCACCGACCCAGCCGGGTTGGTGGTGAAATTACGGGTAATGCGAACGCTACGGAGTTGGTCGAGCGCGCGACCATCAGCACGAGTGAAATCAGTCATGCCCACTACCCTACCGCGCGTATTAGAACTCGAGCTCCATCCCGGCAGCGCCGACGACGATCTCTCCGTCGAACTCGCGGGCAGCTGCTGCGTAGGTGGCGGCGGCATCGCCCCACGGCTGGAGGTGAACGAGCACCAGTTTCTTCACACCCGCCTCACGCGCCAAGCGCCCGGCCTCTGCTCCCGACATATGCATGTCTGGAGCCTTATCCTCCGAAGTCTCGCCCCATGCAGCCTCACAAAGGAAAGCATCCACACCCTGGGCGGCCTCAACGAGCGCGGGTGTATAGGCCGAATCCGCGGAATAGCACAAGGTTGCTCCGGTTTTGGAGTGCTCGACGCGCAAGGCATACGTCTCTACCGGGTGCACGGTTCGGAAAGGGGTGATGTAGACATCGTCGACAAGCTGGCGTTCCCGATCCACCCAGGGGCTGAACGCAAATGTATCGCTCATGTCATCCACCCCGTCCGGGGCATCCGAGGACAAGCGGCCCAGGTGTGTCTCAGTCGACGCCGGCCCCAGGCAAAAATTGCGAGAAGCTGCGGGAGCTGTTGGGTGGAAGCGGCGCCAGACCATCAAAGAAGGAAAGTCCAGGCAGTGATCAGCATGGAGATGGGTCAATGCCACGTGCGCATCGCAGGGATCCTGGAGTTCCTGCAGGCGTGCAAGCGTACCCGGGCCCAGGTCCATGATGATGGACGGAGCAGAGGGGAAAGACAAGAGATAGCCAGAGGCCGGATTACCCACAGTGGGCACCGACCCGGAACAGCCTAGGATGGTCAGCTTCATGCGTTCAATAGTTCCACGAAACAATGGGGGATGCGGGATTTGGGTCGATTGTACATCTTCACCAGTACTAAATCTTGGGCCCCAAGAAACGCGTGGCCAGCCGCTCGAATGCTGCATGGTCACCCGTGCACTCGAAACTGCGGGTGGGAGCCTGGCCCGCAGGAGCGAGCAGGTCCGTGTTAGTGAGGATGCGCAGGACGTCCTTCGTGGTCTCCTCCGCCGAGGACACCAGAGTGACGTTGTCCCCTATAGCGAGCTGGATGACGCCCGTCAGCAGCGGATAGTGCGTGCAGCCGAGGACAAGTGTGTCGACCCCCGCCGACTGCAACGGCGCCAGGTAGCCTTCCGCCACGCCGAGGATCTGGCGTCCGGCAGTAATGCCGCGCTCAACAAAGTTCACGAAGTCGGGGCACGCCACCGCCTCACATTCGACGTTCGGATTGACGGCAAAAAGATCTTGGTACGCGCCTGAATTAATGGTGCCCTCCGTGCCGATGACGCCAATCTTGCCGTTGCGGGTAGTGGCGATGGCACGGCGTACGGCCGGGCGAATCACCTCAACGACCGGAATGTCATAGCGTTCCCGGGCATCGTGCAGGAAGGCGGCCGTAGCGGTATTGCAGGCAATCACCAACATTTTGCAGCCGCGCTCTACTAGCTCATCGGCAATCGCGGTGGATAGCTCACGCACTTGGGCAATGGGCCGCGGGCCATAGGGCGCGTGGGCGGTATCGCCGATGTAGATGATGGATTCGTCGGGAAGCTGCTCGATGATGGTACGCGCGACGGTCAGGCCGCCCACCCCCGAATCAAAAATCCCAATGGGAGATGTTGCATCAGGCATTAGCGCACTACTCCCTGGGGTTCAGACTTTACCTTCTTAATCGGGTCATCCGAGGTAATCACCATTCCCGCGACAATGCCGCCAATAGCGCCGAACAGGTGCCCCTGCCAGCTGACTCCCTCATAGATAGGCAACACACCCCAGATGAGACCGGAATAGGCAAAGCCCAGCCCCACGCCGACGAGAAACTGGCCCAGCGAGCGGTTGAAGATTCCCCGGACGATGAGGTAGGCCAGCCAGCCATACACCATGCCGGAGGCACCAATATGCGACGTCCCCGGCCCGCCCAATAGCCAGGTGCCGATGCCAGCGATGAGCACCACGATGATGGTGACTTCCCACCATGCCTTGCGGCCTGAGAGACCGATCAAGAAACAAAAGACGGCACCAGGCAATGAATTTCCAATGAGGTGCTCAAAGTTCGCATGGAGTAGCGGAGCGGTAAAAATCCCCCAAATACCATTAAAATCCAGCGGACGTATGCCGTATTGGCCCAGCTCGCTTCCAAAGAACAGGAAGTTAATGATGTGGATGATCCACTCTACGGCCAGGAAGCCCACCGTTAAAGACGCAGCCGTTTTCAGGCGGCCGGTCCGAGTGTAATTCTTCGAATCCCCCGTGTTGAGAACAGGCTGCTGCCCCGCGCCGGGGCTCGCCGGGCGGGGCTGGAAGGGGTTGGGCTCATGCGAATGCTGCTGGCCAAAGGGTCCACTCGTCGTCATAATGTCTCCAACTTTAGCAAGCGCGCAGTGCGGACCACCTCTCTATTCCCAGCCTGCGCTTCTGCTAGTCCATGATGACGTTGAGCAGCGAATCTTGGCAGAAGGCCAGCCATTCCACAAGCGTATCGCGGTCTGCCCCGGGCGCATCTTGCGGCACGTCCCCGGCGGCGATGAAGAGGCGCAGGTCATTGAGACCGGCGAGGAAGGCATGCGCCTCCTCCTCGCTGATTGCCACCTCGACCCCGCCGGTAGGCCCGAGCGCGGTATTAATTACCTGGAGGTTTTCTAGCTTGGTGCGCGCGATGTCATTCTCGTGCAGCGAGCGCATCAGTGCATTATCGCCGTCGAATTCCTCATCCCCCGCCTTTGTGAAATCCGGAAAGAGGCGGGCCAGCGACGGGTCCTCCGGTGCTTCGGTGTGGCCGGTCGGCATGTCGAGCATGTCCGCCAATTCATCTTTCGGCGCTGATTGCGCGCGGGCAATGATGGCCTCGGAGACGGTTGCGGTGAGATCACCTAAAACTTCGCGCTCCATGGGCTCGAAAACAGTCGTGTATTTCGCGCCACGCATGAAGGACTTTTTCTTTTTCCAAGCCTGCATACTCTTATCCTGCCTGCTGCATCGTGGCCCACAGGCCGGCGACTTGCAGTTTCTTCACATCGGCTTCGACTTTGTCACGCTCACCTGAGGAGACTGCCGCCTTACCTTCGGTATGGACTTGCATCATCAGCTCGTTGGCGCGCTTTTTGTCATAGCCCAGCACAGTCTGGAACACGTAGGAAACATAGCTCATTAGGTTGACTGGGTCATCCCAAACAATGCACATCCACGGCAGGTTTTCGCTCGTGGCGACGTCGACCTCAATCGCTTCATCCAGCTCCGGGGTGGCCATGGGCGAACTCATAACCACGCCCGCGGACGTTTCTTTGTGCGCTTTCATGTCCTCTACCCTAGCCAAATTTTTTCCGGTAGCGAGCGGTTATACTGTCATCAGCTTTTGACCTGATTGTCGTTTCCAGGTGGCACCGATGAATTCTTTTACCCTTCCCCCAGCCGTTACTGACATTCTCGCGGGACGCCGACCGGCGAAGGAGGATGTCGTGCTCCTCCTGCAGCGCATCCTCACCGTGCTCGTCCTCGGCGGCACGCTCATAACTGCCGTAATCAGTCTGACCACTCCGTCCGAGGACGGCAGCTCGCAGGAGCCAGAAACTCCCGCGCCAGCAGCCTGTGATTACGAGCTTCCCGACGGCCCCGTGCAAGACCAGCTAGCTACCATCCAGCAGGATTTGGTGGTGGCGATCAACAGGTGGCGCAAGGAAGACGGCCAGGCCCCTCTGGTGCCGTGGATCGAACGCCAAACCGCTGCCCGCGAAAAGGCGGAGTGCAACGCGGTGACCAAGACGGAAGAGCCATCGGAAGAAAATGTGCAGATGGTTCAGGACCACCTGCCTTTGGAGGAGGCTAGCGGCTTTCAATTTATGGAACGCATCCGCAAGTCCGGCGATCATGTTGCCGCCCTACGAGACCGCCGGATGACCACCGCAGCCGTTGGAGTGGCTTATAACGACGGTGAGGTCTACGTTGTCATTCAGCTTGAGGAATAGAAGAGCTGATTTTTCAGAGCTGTCTGAGTAGCATCTTCGATGTGACTACTATCTCAGACAACACCCAGGATTCTGGGTTCGGACCTAGCGATCGTTCTACGGCTCTCCTTACGGATAAATACGAGCTGACCATGTTGGAGGCAGCGTTGCGCGATGGCTCCGCGCACCGCCAAGTGGCCTGCGAGGTATTTGCCCGCCGCCTCCCCAACGAGCGGCGCTATGGTGTCGTGGCCGGCACCGAACGCGTACTTCGCGCAGTCCGGGACTTCCGCTTTACCGCCCAACAACTGGCAGAGATGGACTTCCTTGATGCAGAAACCAAGGAATACCTGGCCAATTACCGCTTCTCTGGACACATCGATGGCTACCGCGAAGGCGAGCTCTACTTCCCCAATTCACCCCTGTTGACCGTGCGCGGAACCTTTGGTGAATGCCTGATTCTGGAAACGGTGATTCTGTCCATCATGAATTCCGATTCCGCAGTGGCTTCTGCGGCCTCACGAATGGTGGTGGCTGCAGATGGCCGCCCCATCATCGAGATGGGTTCGCGCCGCACCCACGAATACGCTGCCGTGACCGCTGCCCGCGCCGCCTACCTGGCAGGTTTCCAGGCCACCTCCAACCTGGAAGCCGGCTACCGCTACGGCATCCCGGTCTCCGGCACTGCGGCGCATGCGTGGACGCTGGCTCATGTCAACGAGGACGGCACCCCCAATGAGGAGGCGGCCTTCCGCGGGCAGATCGAGACCCTTGGCGTCGATACCACCCTGCTGGTGGATACCTATGACATCACCAAGGGCGTAGAAACCGCCGTGCGCGTGGCCGGCCCCGAGTTGGGCGGCGTGCGCATCGACTCTGGTGATTTGGCCGCGGTCACCCGTCGCGTGCGCAAGCAGCTCGATGACTTGGGCAACCACAACACCAAAATCGTGGTCTCCTCCGACCTCGATGAGTTTGCCATCGCCGGCCTGCGCGGCGACCCCGTCGATGTCTATGGCGTGGGTACCTCAGTGGTTACTGGCTCGGGCGCGCCAACCGCCAGCATGGTGTACAAGGTCGTCGAGGTCGATGGCCACCCAGTAGCCAAGCGCTCCTCCTCGAAGAAATCGCAGGGCGGGGCTAAGCGCTCTCTGCGCACCTACCGTTCCTCGGGGGTGGCCGTCGAGGAGCTCGTGCTCCCCTTCTCCGCCGAGGACCCAGACACGGGCACGCTGCGCACCCGCGAGATGACGGTACCGCTCATGCGCGACGGCGAAATCCTCGACAACCTGCCTACCCTCGAAGAATCCCGCGAGTATCTGGCTCAGGCCATCACCACCCTGCCATGGGAAGGCCTAGCGCTCACCCGCGACGAGCCTGCGGTTCCCACCCGCTTCGTTGGCTTCGGCTCTTAAGAAGCACGGCGAAGGCGACCGACTACACTGCCTGACATGCACGACACAACGGTTGACCTTCTCGACGCCGCAGTCTCTTCCCTCGGCGGCGCGCGGCGTGCCGGCCAGGTGCGCATGGCGGAGGCCGTAACCACCGCGTTAGAAAAGGAACGCCACCTCGCTGTGCAGGCAGGAACTGGTACGGGTAAGTCCCTGGCTTACCTCGTGCCCGCCTTCCGCCACGCGCAAGGAACCGGACACACGGTGATCGTCTCCACCGCCACGCTGGCGCTGCAGCGGCAGCTCGTGGAGCGGGACCTTCCGCGTCTGGCCGAGGCCCTCGAGCCGCACCTGGAGAAGAAGCCCACCTTCGCCATCATGAAGGGCCGCTCCAACTACGTCTGCCTCAACAAGGTGTCCCGCGCCGCCGAACTGGAGGATGAGGACGCGCTACTCGACGAAGACTCGGTCTCCCACCTCGGCCGCCACGTCCAACGTGTCTATGAATGGGCGGAAGACACCGAGACGGGTGACCGTGAGGATTTGGAACCGGGCGTGCCAGACTTAGCGTGGCGGCAGGTCTCCGTCACCTCGAACGAATGCCTCGGCGCCACACGCTGCCCGCACGGCGAGGACTGCTTCGCGGAACTCGCGCGACGCCGCGCGGCGGACGTCGATATCGTGGTCACCAACCACGCGCTGCTCGCCATTGACGCAGTAGCAGACATCAATATCCTGCCGGAACACGATGTCGTCATCATCGATGAGGCCCACGAGCTAGATGGCCGCATCACCTCGGTTTCTACCGCCGAAATCACCGGGCGCGCGCTGAAGATGGCGGCCAGCCGCGCCAAGTCTCTCGGCGCCAACGGCAAGGACCAACGCCTCGCTGAGCAGGCCAACGAGCTGAGTCAACTCCTCGGAGAGTTCGCGCCAGGCCGCTGGACCGACTTGCCAGAGGAAGCCAAGCAGCAGCTCATGGGTTTGGCGGACACGTTGGCCGACTGCCGCGAGACCATCGCCCGCGCCCCCGAGGGCGAGCAGTCCCAAGACCCGGAAAAATCTGCGGAGCGCCAGAACCTGGCCAATCACCTCGCTAGCCTCGTCGAAGCCATCGCTCGCATCCTTGACGTTTTCGCTACCGGTGACCCCGCCGCGCATGCCGACGTAGTCTGGCTGGAGCGCGATGAGCGCACGCTGAACGACACCCTCGCCGTGGCCCCGCTCTCCATCGCCGGGATG
Protein-coding regions in this window:
- the clpS gene encoding ATP-dependent Clp protease adapter ClpS → MKAHKETSAGVVMSSPMATPELDEAIEVDVATSENLPWMCIVWDDPVNLMSYVSYVFQTVLGYDKKRANELMMQVHTEGKAAVSSGERDKVEADVKKLQVAGLWATMQQAG
- a CDS encoding ATP-dependent DNA helicase translates to MHDTTVDLLDAAVSSLGGARRAGQVRMAEAVTTALEKERHLAVQAGTGTGKSLAYLVPAFRHAQGTGHTVIVSTATLALQRQLVERDLPRLAEALEPHLEKKPTFAIMKGRSNYVCLNKVSRAAELEDEDALLDEDSVSHLGRHVQRVYEWAEDTETGDREDLEPGVPDLAWRQVSVTSNECLGATRCPHGEDCFAELARRRAADVDIVVTNHALLAIDAVADINILPEHDVVIIDEAHELDGRITSVSTAEITGRALKMAASRAKSLGANGKDQRLAEQANELSQLLGEFAPGRWTDLPEEAKQQLMGLADTLADCRETIARAPEGEQSQDPEKSAERQNLANHLASLVEAIARILDVFATGDPAAHADVVWLERDERTLNDTLAVAPLSIAGMLHEKLFGEQTVVLTSATLALGGRFDAMAAQWGLPKGTWDSLDVGYPFDPARSGILYTASHLPQPGRDGLSPETLKEIRELIMAAGGRTLGLFSSRRAAQQAAEELKPTLPFDIYLQGEDSIGALVDKFTKNENSCLFGTLTLWQGVDVPGPACSLVLIDRIPFPRPDNPLMQARTEAAKAAGRNGFMEVSATHAALLMAQGAGRLLRSANDRGVVAVLDSRLETKRYGSYLRASMPQMWPTSDPEVVRGALKRLVEAR
- a CDS encoding MBL fold metallo-hydrolase — encoded protein: MKLTILGCSGSVPTVGNPASGYLLSFPSAPSIIMDLGPGTLARLQELQDPCDAHVALTHLHADHCLDFPSLMVWRRFHPTAPAASRNFCLGPASTETHLGRLSSDAPDGVDDMSDTFAFSPWVDRERQLVDDVYITPFRTVHPVETYALRVEHSKTGATLCYSADSAYTPALVEAAQGVDAFLCEAAWGETSEDKAPDMHMSGAEAGRLAREAGVKKLVLVHLQPWGDAAATYAAAAREFDGEIVVGAAGMELEF
- the rph gene encoding ribonuclease PH, producing the protein MTDFTRADGRALDQLRSVRITRNFTTNPAGSVLVEFGNTRVMCTASVEFGVPRFKKDSGEGWLTAEYAMLPSATHERMPRESMKGKVKGRTHEISRLVGRSLRAAVDLSELGENTIQLDCDVLQADGGTRTASITGAYVALADAIAYLKEEGVVPGEPLLDPIAAVSVGIIDGHVCLDLPYEEDSRAEVDLNVVMQEGGDFVEIQGTGEHGLFGRAELNDMLDVAQAGCAQLIDAQKAALGW
- the rdgB gene encoding RdgB/HAM1 family non-canonical purine NTP pyrophosphatase, translating into MVKLLVASNNAKKLKELEKILADAGIAGIELLPLSAVEAYPEPVEDGRTFADNALIKARAGVQHTGLATIADDSGLAVEELNGMPGVLSARWSGGHGDDEANNRLLLGQMSDVPAERRAAAFVSVCALVTPDGQEHVVEGRWPGSLLTAPQGENGFGYDPLFQPEGESRSAAEMSPEEKNAVSHRGRALAQLREPLAALAGQA
- a CDS encoding nicotinate phosphoribosyltransferase; this encodes MTTISDNTQDSGFGPSDRSTALLTDKYELTMLEAALRDGSAHRQVACEVFARRLPNERRYGVVAGTERVLRAVRDFRFTAQQLAEMDFLDAETKEYLANYRFSGHIDGYREGELYFPNSPLLTVRGTFGECLILETVILSIMNSDSAVASAASRMVVAADGRPIIEMGSRRTHEYAAVTAARAAYLAGFQATSNLEAGYRYGIPVSGTAAHAWTLAHVNEDGTPNEEAAFRGQIETLGVDTTLLVDTYDITKGVETAVRVAGPELGGVRIDSGDLAAVTRRVRKQLDDLGNHNTKIVVSSDLDEFAIAGLRGDPVDVYGVGTSVVTGSGAPTASMVYKVVEVDGHPVAKRSSSKKSQGGAKRSLRTYRSSGVAVEELVLPFSAEDPDTGTLRTREMTVPLMRDGEILDNLPTLEESREYLAQAITTLPWEGLALTRDEPAVPTRFVGFGS
- a CDS encoding rhomboid family intramembrane serine protease, whose product is MTTSGPFGQQHSHEPNPFQPRPASPGAGQQPVLNTGDSKNYTRTGRLKTAASLTVGFLAVEWIIHIINFLFFGSELGQYGIRPLDFNGIWGIFTAPLLHANFEHLIGNSLPGAVFCFLIGLSGRKAWWEVTIIVVLIAGIGTWLLGGPGTSHIGASGMVYGWLAYLIVRGIFNRSLGQFLVGVGLGFAYSGLIWGVLPIYEGVSWQGHLFGAIGGIVAGMVITSDDPIKKVKSEPQGVVR
- a CDS encoding DUF3817 domain-containing protein; translated protein: MSNSVNNAVHPDRQARIRGPLKFFSIAATITGIFLLILVARMILQYGVGMEMPSWATLIAQAHGVAYMVYLVSILVLGPRAMWPVGKLFTTALAGVVPFLSFWMEHKRRTEVVEQFQL
- the murI gene encoding glutamate racemase, with protein sequence MPDATSPIGIFDSGVGGLTVARTIIEQLPDESIIYIGDTAHAPYGPRPIAQVRELSTAIADELVERGCKMLVIACNTATAAFLHDARERYDIPVVEVIRPAVRRAIATTRNGKIGVIGTEGTINSGAYQDLFAVNPNVECEAVACPDFVNFVERGITAGRQILGVAEGYLAPLQSAGVDTLVLGCTHYPLLTGVIQLAIGDNVTLVSSAEETTKDVLRILTNTDLLAPAGQAPTRSFECTGDHAAFERLATRFLGPKI
- a CDS encoding DUF2017 domain-containing protein, translating into MQAWKKKKSFMRGAKYTTVFEPMEREVLGDLTATVSEAIIARAQSAPKDELADMLDMPTGHTEAPEDPSLARLFPDFTKAGDEEFDGDNALMRSLHENDIARTKLENLQVINTALGPTGGVEVAISEEEAHAFLAGLNDLRLFIAAGDVPQDAPGADRDTLVEWLAFCQDSLLNVIMD